A single Ziziphus jujuba cultivar Dongzao chromosome 11, ASM3175591v1 DNA region contains:
- the LOC132799983 gene encoding ATP synthase subunit a, chloroplastic: MNVLLCSINTLKELYDLSGVEVGQHFYWQIGSFQVHGQVLITSWVVIAILLGSAIIAVRNPQTIPSDSQNFFDYVLEFIRDVSKTQIAEEYGPAVPFIGTMFLFIFVSNWSGALLPSKIIQLPHGELAAPTNDINTTVALALLMSVAYFYAGLSKKGLGYFGKYIQPTPILLPINILEDFTKLLLLSF; this comes from the coding sequence ATGAATGTTTTATTATGTTCCATCAACACACTAAAAGAGTTATACGATCTATCCGGGGTGGAAGTAGGCCAACATTTCTATTGGCAAATAGGAAGTTTCCAAGTCCATGGCCAAGTACTTATTACTTCTTGGGTTGTAATTGCTATCTTATTAGGTTCAGCCATTATAGCTGTTCGTAATCCACAAACCATTCCGAGTGATAGTCAGAATTTCTTTGATTATGTCCTTGAATTCATTCGAGATGTGAGCAAAACGCAGATTGCAGAAGAATATGGTCCCGCGGTTCCATTTATTGGaactatgtttttatttatttttgtttcgaaTTGGTCAGGGGCTCTTTTACCCTCGAAAATCATACAGTTACCTCATGGGGAGTTAGCCGCCCCAACAAATGATATAAATACTACTGTTGCTTTAGCTTTACTCATGTCAGTAGCTTATTTCTATGCGGGCCTTTCAAAAAAGGGATTAGgttattttggtaaatacatTCAACCAACCCCAATCCTTTTGCCCATTAACATCTTAGAAGATTTCACAAAACTCTTATTGCTTAGTTTTTGA
- the LOC125419169 gene encoding LOW QUALITY PROTEIN: photosystem II protein D1-like (The sequence of the model RefSeq protein was modified relative to this genomic sequence to represent the inferred CDS: substituted 1 base at 1 genomic stop codon): MTAILERHKSKSLWGRFCNXITSIENRLYIGWFGVLMISTLLTATSVFIIAFIAAPPIDIDGMREPVYGSLLYGNNIIFGAISPTFAAIGLHFYPIWEAASIDEWIYNGGPYELIVLHFLLGVACYMGREWELSFHLGMCPWIAVTYSAPVAAATTVFLIYPIGQGSFYEGMPLGISSTFNFMIVFQAEDNILMHPFHMLGVAGVFGGSLFSAMHGSLVTFSLIRETTENESANEGYRFSQEEETYNIIAANGYFGRLIFQYARFNNSRSLHFCLAAWPVVGIWFTALGISTIAFNLNGFNFNQFVVDSHGRVINTWADIINRANLGMEVMHERNAHNFPLDLAAVEVPSTNR, encoded by the coding sequence ATGACTGCAATTTTAGAGAGACACAAAAGCAAAAGCCTATGGGGTCGCTTCTGTAACTAGATAACCAGCATTGAAAACCGTCTTTACATTGGTTGGTTTGGTGTTTTGATGATCTCTACCTTATTGACTGCAACTTCTGTATTTATTATCGCTTTCATTGCTGCCCCTCCGATAGATATTGATGGTATGCGTGAACCTGTTTATGGATCTCTACTTTatggaaacaatattatttttggtgccATTAGTCCTACTTTTGCAGCGATAGGTTTGCATTTTTACCCAATATGGGAAGCGGCTTCCATTGATGAATGGATATACAATGGCGGTCCTTATGAACTAATTGTTCTACACTTTTTACTTGGTGTAGCTTGTTATATGGGTCGCGAGTGGGAACTTAGTTTCCATCTGGGTATGTGCCCTTGGATTGCTGTTACATATTCAGCTCCTGTTGCAGCCGCTACTACTGTTTTCTTGATCTATCCAATTGGTCAAGGAAGCTTTTATGAGGGTATGCCTCTAGGAATCTCTAGTACTTTCAACTTCATGATTGTATTCCAAGCTGAGGACAACATCCTTATGCACCCATTTCACATGTTAGGTGTAGCTGGTGTATTCGGCGGCTCCCTATTCAGTGCtatgcatggttccttggtaACTTTTAGTTTGATCAGGGAAACCACAGAAAATGAGTCTGCTAATGAAGGTTACAGATTCAGTCAAGAGGAAGAAACCTACAATATCATAGCTGCTAATGGTTATTTTGGCCGATTGATCTTCCAATATGCTCGTTTCAACAACTCTCGTTCTTTACACTTCTGCCTAGCTGCTTGGCCTGTAGTAGGTATTTGGTTCACTGCGTTAGGTATTAGCACTATAGCTTTTAACTTAAATGGTTTCAATTTCaaccaatttgtagttgatAGTCATGGTCGTGTAATTAATACCTGGGCTGATATTATCAACCGTGCTAACTTGGGTATGGAAGTTATGCATGAACGTAATGCTCATAACTTCCCTCTAGATCTAGCTGCAGTCGAAGTTCCATCTACAAACAGATAA